TTCTGCACCCCACGACCCTCTTCATCAATTATCCGCCCGGCAACAGTAAAAAACATCGTTAACTCTGGAAATTTCTCAGGCTCTTTAACCGAAATGGTGCCAACATCAATCGTTTCTCCGGCTTTAACAACCACCACAAGGTATTTTCCCTCTGCGTCAAATGCAGAATACCTTTTTTCATTCTCCTTAGGCGGCCCACCCACCCAGCGTTCCCTTGGCAGTACACCAAGATAGTAGCTGCCCGCAGGAAACCAGTCCGTTTCCAATACCCCCCCTTCCTGCAAAAAAGCAATCATGGCAGGGGATCGTTTACTCGCTCCGAAATCCATGGGATCGCCTTTATTACTATCAAAAAAAGAGACAAAACCCTTGGAAAGCGGAGCGCCTGCCACATCGACAATCTTACCCTTGACCTTACCCAAATCGGCAGGAACAGCATCACCTTCCGCAATCGCATCCTGAACAGAACAACACATCAGCATAAAAACCGACACAAAATAGAAAATTCTTTTCATTGTCATGATGAGACCTTTTAGTATTGTAATTTTCGACCTGACGATCAACCATCAAGGTAACCCGCAACACATCCCTTCAAGTTCCTGCCATCACTAAACAGGCTAATAAGAATTCATAGACCTTGTCAAACTAATACAATCTCACAATAGGGATAACTTGCTCAGGTTTACGGTTTACAGTTGACGGTGACTGGGTCCTGTTAATGACTGATGACACACTATCATGAGGTTCATGCGATGAATCATGACTAGTCATGATTCTTTTAACCGTAAACCGATAACTGACTACCATTGACCTTCTAAGTTACAAATCATTTATCGATATCTATATCTAAATGAAATCAAAAAATTTTCTGACAATTTGTATCTTTCATAATAAATACCGGCGGCATCCCGGTTGGGAAGCTGTGTAGTTACAAATAGGGTTAGTTAGTTGTAAACTCCAATGCCTGTTGAGCAAAAGGTTCAAATAGTGCTCGACCTAATCCTGGTTCTATACGATCATCAAATATGGTGTCCCCCGGCTTATCGGTACCCCAGAAGTTATCACGGACATCAATATTTTCGCCCTTATTGAAATCACCCATTTTCAGGTTATATCTGGCATTGCTAAAAATATTGCTGTTGCTGATCTGCATCCCCCTGCCATCCTCTGCCCGGACCATAATCCCCACTTCGTTTTCAGCAATAATCGTGTTTCGCACCTCACCCCTGGCCTTGTTCAAGACCAACCCAAGGGCGTTTTCCCGGAAAATAGAGGAATTAACAACGACAGTTCCCCCCAGGCACAACATCATGCCGGTTTGATTATGAGTAAAACGCGTACTTACGACACGAAAATCAGAGGCATGGGTGTGCAGGGCTGTCTCACCATATTCAAAATCACAATAATCAAACACAGCCTGGGCCTTTTCCACCCTGATCTGGTGCCAGTGATCATCACCAGTACCATTTAGCCTGGTAAAGAGAATCCGCTGCTTTTCAGTGCCGATTGCCTCAATATTGCCATTGGCCCACATCCCCCGGTGGATTCCAAAGCGCACCGTTGTTCCCGGTGTAATACGCAAAGTGGTACCAGCACTCGTATCGACCCTTTGCAAGATCTGTATTTCTCCATCCCATACCGTATCCACTAGCACGTAGGGGACCGGCCAAGTAAAGGCAACTGGTTTTTCCAGCGCCATTTCATAATCAACAAGACCCAATCCGGCCTTATCTTTGCGATCGAAAATAATCTTCTCCATATCAACGCCACTGCCCCACCAGTTGTTCGGGGCAGAGATATCACTGACTCCATCCAAACCAATGGCATAAAGCCCATTGTTGACAAAATTATTCCCTTCAATCAAACCCTTAAAGGAAATAACCCCGATACCGCGCTCACCGTTATCCGCAAAATGATTGCCCTGGATCTCGGCGCTGGCAGTAAGTATGCTCATTCCATTTACGCCGTTTAATTGCACAAAATTCCTTGAAACCTTGATATTATCAGTGCCCTTTAAGGCAATTCCGATTTCTTGGTTATACGAGATAATATTATCGTGAAAGGAACCAAAATTGGCATAAGCAACTGTCAAACCATAGCGATTAGTGAGAATGGTGTTCTCCTTGACATCCAGGCCACCCTCACGAACCCGCAGCCCGTCGGATAAATTTCCGGAAAAAAGATTGCTGCTCACCTCACCCGTAATCCGGTACAAATTAGGCCCGAAATAATTGTCGAACACGCGGTTGCCGACAAAGCGCAGCTCAGAATCCCTTGCCCGAATTGCACTTTTATTCCCATAAATTTCCGTTCCCTTCACTTCAACTAACGACTCTTGGAACTGCATCCCTCGGTAGTTGCCGCGAAACACTGAATTCCCTACATATACGTTGGAAAAATGGATATGTAGCGCTCGATAGGCATCTTCAACCTGCACATGCTCCAAGATATTTTGAAATCCATCGCTGGTATAGATGTTGATCGCATCCCAGTCCCCAGCCTGCCGATCTTTTTCAGCCGAGCGAAAAATAATCGGTTTTTCCTTGGTGCCCTTAGCAACCAGCATCCCCATGACCAATAGGCCATTTTCACCAATGCCGTCTTCGTTGGTATCATTTTTCGTAAACTCGACAACAGTGCCGGGCATAATGATCAAACGACTGGTGGCGGGAATCCGAACCACACCGTTTACCCTCACCCTATTCTTCCAGATTACCGTTCCCAACAGAGATTCACTCTGGTATGGAGCATCCAGGGCAAGTTCAGGCAGGATATACTCTTTCCCTTCAGGCCGATATTGAGGCAAACCTGCCTGCAGAAAATCCTTCTGCTTATTATCGGAAAAACTGGTCTCCTGCTGCGTTGCTGCCCCATTATTCAACAAAACCAGGCCATAATCATTCCTCTGAAACGATGTTCGGGTAAACGTTGCTTTCGATTCAGCCGTAAGGATACTTACTCCGTAACGATTCCGCGAAAAAGAGGAATCCATTACCTCTGCCTGACCGAGGATAACGGTTAAACCGGATTCAGCCCCGGACACCTGGCACCAGGACATGCTGACCTTCCCCCCATCAACGATGAGGCCGGCCCATTCATGGTCAGAGTTGGCATCGACAGCATCAAAAATAATCGGCTTCTCCTTGGAGCCTTCGGCCTTCAAGTTGCCGCGCACTGTTATTTCGGTATAGGAGGAAAGGTACTCCGGTTCAGTGCGGGTGGTCTCAGAGGAATAGACTGTGACCTTGGTGCCGGGCGCAATAGTCAGAGTAGCGCCGGGAAGGATGAGCACATCCTCGGTGAGTTTCATCGCCCCGGACCAGACTGTGTCCTTGCTGATCAACAACTCACCCGCATATAACGAGTGAACACCAGCAAATAAAAAGAGCGATAGTGCGATTAATGTTCGGATCATGGAAGTATAATTCCCGCTAAACTATTAAAATTATTGTGCACAGACACCATCCGCGTTTCCACCGACAAAAAAACCCTAAGAAAAACATTATGTCTTGTCAATTTAAACTAAATGACAAAAAAAAAGCACAAGACCACCTCAATTAGGTATTCTTGTACTCTCTTCTGGATAACAATAAAAATCAAATCATCAAGCTATTTGTGGAATTAACAATCTCTCTAAATGAGTTTTTCCTTAACTAGAAAGTCCTTAGCAACCCTGGCAGGCTTATGGCCCTTTTCCTTCACCAGATCAAGGAGGGTGGCATTTGTCACCGGATCAATTTTTCCAACCAATTTATTCAATAACCTCGGCAAGGCCGGGAACTTTTCCAAAACAACCTGAGCAAGCGCAGGGGAGAATGTACCACTCCGCATACTATCAGCCCCAACAGCAGGCACAATTGACTCAAGAAGAATCAGCTGCATATCGTCTCGGTAAATCGCCTTTGCCGCCTCATAGCGCTCTGTGCTCTCCGCCGCTACCTTCTGCCCACGAACCAACAAAACTTCATTAATATCGACAAGGATCAGCTCAACCTGCTTTTCAGCAATAGCACTATGCAGCTCTTTATCGGTGGAATAATATTTGATAAGCGCCTTAGTGCCCGTACGTTCATGAATGAATATTGACACAACATGGGCGAAAAGCTGCCCCTCCGCAGAATCAATGGCACCAACATTAATATCAAGATTTACGCAGGCAGAACCAGTAGTCGAAAATGCCAGAAATAACCAGACAACAGAAATAAATAATGCTCGTTTCATAATATTATCAACAAATTAATTTTGTAAAATGACTCAGGAAAAACATAAACAATTACGTCTGCACCAATAAATTTCGTTCTGCTCACAAAAAAAGTTAATCATTGACGACGGTTTCTTCCACAGGTTTATTCTTTACACCAACAAGTATCACCTCAAGGTTATCGAGATTACCTGCCACCTTAATTGGCTGGTCAGCCTTATAACGTTGATCAGATGTCAAGGAAACAGCCGCCCCCAGATTATAATTGCCATTTGGAAGATAGACAATAAATCGACCATCATTCTCAGTCGAGGCTGAGAAAAAGTCGGGAACCGAGAGGGGCGATTGATGCTTATTGGCAAAGGCAAAGACATCCGTCAAAGGCTCACCTTTATCATTGATGACTCTTCCACTAACCTTATTAAGATCCTCTCGTTTTTTTGACTTATTTTTAATCGTGTCGAGAAGGTCCATAACCGTAAAATCAAGTTCCAGCACTTCTCCAGGGGTTACCTCAATCTCAATCGGGTCTCCAGAAAATTTATCCTCAATCATCAATGGCCCCATATCAAAAGTGGCATTGCTTTTTAAACGAGCCAACACCCAAAATTGACCTGGTGGAACCTCTTTCTCGCAATAGCCGTTCTGATCCGTTACCGGCGAGACCAAATCAACAGCCCGTTTAGTGTCCGCGCTATCATAAAAAAATATGTATGCCCCTTTTACCGGTTTTTTATCCACATCAGTGACACGCGCTTTCACAAGCGCCATATTCTTGATGGTTTCAGCGCTGACATTGATGCTCATCGCCCAAAAAGCGGTGAACCAGAAAAATAGTATGACTGACTTCTTCATTATGGCTCTACTCCCTATTATTCCCAAGGCTCTATTTTTATATCAAATTTTTCCGGTGCCGATGGTTCAAATTCAACAACACCAATACCGGCATCGTTGGTATCATCCCAGAACATGGCTGCTGGATCAGCAATTCCCCACCAGTTATCGCGGGCATTGACGTTATGGCCTTCGTTAAAATCACCCATGCGTATATTATAACGACTGTTGGCAAAGATATTGTTTAACCGTACAACCATGCCACCCCGACGTTCAGCCCGGACCATGATTCCCATCTCGTTTTTAGTGAAGATATTTTTTTCAATTACCCCTTTTGCTAGATAAAAAACCATCCCATAAACATTTTCAACAAAGTAAGATTCAGTTACCAATATGGGACCGCCGCGGGCCCGAAAGCCGCTGTCATTTCTTCTAAACCGACAATTATTAACTTCTACATTGGAAAAATGACTATGGAGAGCCATATTACCGTTTTGAAAATCACAGAATTTAAAAACCGCAGAATTTTTTTCCGTAGTGATTTGATCCCAATAGAGTTGATCTTCCGTCTCTTTTTCGGCAGTAAACAAAATACGTTTATCAGGTAAACCGACAGCCTCGAATTTTCCAAAAAGCCAAAGGCTGACATCTTTACCAAATTTTATAACAGAACCAGGCTTAACCGACAAAAAAGAACCCATCTGCGTATCAACCCGTTGTGGCAGAATAAACTCACCATCCCACACCGTATCCACCAAAATTTGGGGGACCGGCCAAGTAAAGGCAATCGGTTTTTCCAGCGCAATTTCATAATCAACAAGGCCCAATCCGGCCTTATCTTTACGATCGAAAATAATCTTCTCCATATCAACGCCACTGCCCCACCAGTTGTTCGGGGCAGAGATGTCACTGACTCCATCCAAACCAATGGCATAAAGCCCATTGTTGACAAAATTATTCCCTTCAATGACCCCCTTAAAGGAAATGATCCCTATACCGCGCTCACCGTTATCCGAAAAATGATTCCCCCGGATCTCAGCGCTGGCATTAAGCAAGCTCATTCCATTGGCGCCATTTAACTGCACAAAATTTCCTGAAACCTTGATATTGTCAGTGCCCTTTAAGGCGATTCCCATTTCTTGATTATGAGAAATAATATTATTGTGAAAGGAACCAAAATTGGCATACGCAACTGTCAAACCATAACGATTAGTGACAATGGTATTCTCTTTGACATCCAAACCACCCTCACGAATCCGCAACCCGTCAGATAAATTCCCGGAAAAAATATTACCACTCACCTCACCCGTAATCCGGTACAAATTAGGTCCGGAATAATTATCAAACACTCGATTACCGGCAAAACGAAGTTCCGAATCCCTTGCCCGAATTGCACTTTTATTCCCATAAATTTCCGTTCCCTTCACCTCAACTAACGACTCTTGGAACTGCATCCCGCGATAGTTGCCACGCAAAACTGAATTTCCTACATATACGTTGGAAAAATGGATATGTAGCGCTCGATAGGCATCTTCAACCTGCACATGCTCCAAGATGTTTTGAAATCCATCACTGGTATAGATATTAATAGCATCCCAATCACCAGCCTTCCGTTCTTTTTCCGCCGATCGGAAAATAATCGGTTGCTCCTTGGTGCCCTTAGCAACCAGCATCCCCATAACCAACAGGCCATTTTCACCGATGCCGTCTTCGTTGGTATCATTTTTCGTGAACTCGACTACCGTGCCGGGCATAATGATCAAACGACTGGTGGAGGGGATACGAACCACACCGCTTACCCTCACCCTGTTCTTCCAAATTACTGTGCCCAACAGGGATTCACTCTGGTACGGAGCATCCTGGGCAAGTTCGGGCAGGATATACTCTTTCCCTTCAGGCCGATATTGAGGCAGGCCTGCCTGAAGAAAATCCTTCTGCTTATTATCGGAAAAACTGGTCTCCTGCTGAGTTACTACCCCCTTATTCAATAGGACCAGTCCATAATCATTCTTCTGAAACGATGTTCGGGTAAACGCTGCTTTCGATTCAGTAGTAACGATGCTTGCTCCGTATCGATTCCGCGAAAAAGAGGAATCTATTACCTGTACCTGGCCCCGGATAACGGTTAAACCAGATTCAGCCCCGGACACTTGGCACCAGGAGATGCTGGCCTTGCCCCCATCAACGATAAGGCCGGCCCATTCATGGTCAGAGTTGGCATCAACCGCATCAAAAATGATCGGATTCTCCCTGGAGCCTTCGGCCTTCAAGTTGCCGCGCACAGTTATCTCAGTATAGGAAGAAAGGAACTCCGGTTCGGTACGGGTGGTCTCGGAGGAATGGACTGTGATCTTGGTGCCGGGCTCAATAATCAGAGTAGCGCCGGGTAAAATGAGTACATCCTCGGTCAGTTTCACTTCCCCTGACCAGACTGTATCCTTGCTGATCAGCAACTCCTCGGCATGCAACGAGTGAACATCAGCAAAAAAGATGAGCGATAGTGCAATAAATAATCGGATCATAGATTAGGAAGAATGTAGAAATAAAAAATGCAGAAAAAAAAAGCACGTAACATACGGACATGCTTTGCAAGCAATGCCCCTTACATTCCGTGCTTTCGGTGATCATACTATTATATTCTTTCTTCAGTGGCCTAGAACAGTTACTTTTGTGTACTATACAGTACATTAAAACATGCTGGTGTTAATAAGCCTTACTGTCTGATGATCTCACACCATGCAACTAATCAATTTCATATATACCAGTCAATACACTTACATCTTCCTAATCTCTAAATACTACTTTTCGCCACCACGAACCGGCCAAACGTAAGCATTAACCAATTTCCCTGAACCAAGCCAATAGCCAAAGTTCATCTGCACTCGCCATGCGTGTTCCAGGTGATTAGCACGGGTTGTGGAAGACCAGTAGTTGTACCCTTCGACATTCTCGAAGCCTTGGGTATTCAGCCAGGCGGCAGAATCAGCCATTTCCTTATTGGGCAGCAAACCCAATTCAACTATGTTCGGCAGGCGCCAGTCGGTCTGGCCACAGAGCCCTCCCTTGGCATTCATCGCCGTGACCCAATTGAGCGCATCCTGCCACGGCATCGGTCCATTGGGCAAATTGGCATTTCTGGCCCACACCAAACCGGTTAAGTTATCAGTTACGCACTCGCCATTTGCCTCGAAACGCGGCTCAGGCCAGGCCTCACCGATCTGAGTTTCACCGTTCATCCCAGTGCCAGCGCAGTCAATCTTAACACCACCATTATCATAGCAGCTGGTTTGACCGGTCTTCGGCAAGCTGATAGTCCCACCCGCCATGGCGCTTAATGATCCAATTGCTATAAAGGCCACGACAGCCAGAGAAATTATTGCTTTTTTTGTATTCATACCAGTCGCCTCATCATTTGTTATATATTAGTGAGTATACTAAAAAAGATTATTCTTTCCATAAAAATGCTGTCGCACAAAACATTTATTTCCTGCTTCACACCGGTCAGGAATTAGCTAACTCTTGTTTAACCATCGTATCACGATGGTGTGACCTGCTAACAGCAATACTTCAAACATACCAATTATCAAGTTTCAAAATACGTCCTTCCCACAATGCTTTTACACAGAAATCCATAACCTTTAGGATGCCCGATGGTCATTCGAGCATAGACGTCACACAGTACATTTGCTTGAGACCACCAAGGACCAAACATGATTTTGTGATGGAAGGTTTTATCAGGACCTTCCATCACACGGCGATTAATCATTAATAATCCACTGCCATCAATTGCCTTCACTCAGGGTGAAGTAAGTCGGGCCGCTCGGTGTAGTGCTAAAAGTTGAGCCCCACAACAGAGCCGGACGACCACTGCCATTATCTGTAAAGCTGATGACTAACACAACCCGATTGCCACTGGCTACGTTAAATTGAGGATTGTTCAGGGTAAGATTGACCTGCTGGCTGGCGGTAGTGTTGGCCATATTAACGGTTGCGGTACCCTTAACGCCACCGACAAAGCCAGTGGTATTATTGTACTCGTAAATATCAACCTTCACAAAATCACCACTAGTGGCAGCATTGGCCAAATAGGCGCTTACCCTGGCCGTAGCATTTGCCGCAATTGTAGTGGCCGTGCCGTAGGCCGGAGTGTAGACCCTGGCATATTCCCATGTGCCGGTAAAGGCAGCACCAGAACGGATACGGTTACGAGTAGTTCCGGACTCTGTTCCACTGCCAATGGCGGTCTGCTCCGCTAGATCCCGGAACTCGTTGGTGGTGTTGGTCGCTGTTAAGCTGGCTCCGACACTGCCAGTATCAAGATTGTCAGAACCATTTGTGCCGAGATCAGTGCCAGTCCCGGTGTTCATATGATACTCGTAATTGGTCCAGGCAGGTGCGTCATTATCGGTAATAGTAGTGGTGACCGTCACATCAGCGCCATTGACCAAACCGCCGGTAGTGCTGGTAACCGTCAGAATTATTGTCTCCGACGACTCAGTTACCGCATCATCCACCACGTTGATAGTGATGGTTTTATTGGCACTATCACCTGCAGCCCAGCTAAATACTGAGCTTGAAAGTGTATAGTCAGCCCCATTACTCGCTGTGCCAGTAGCAGTGACCGTAGCAGTAACCGCACCCACAGAGCCACCGGTCCGGCTGGCGGTAATAATTACCGCACCGACCGCTTCGCTCACCGAGGCATCGGTGGTGGTTATATTCACCGTTCCCGGACTGTCATTATCAACAATGGTAGTGGTTACGGTAAGATTAGTGCCGTTAACCAATCCGCCGGTGGTGCTGGTAACCGTCAGGATCACCGTCTCTGAAGTCTCTGTTAGCGCATCGTCTACCACGTTGATGGTGATGGCCTTGTCGGCCGTATCGCCGGAAGCCCAGCTAAATACCGTGCTTGACAGGGTATAGTCAGCGCCGTTACTCGCCGTGCCACTGGCTGTGACTGTGGCAGTAACCGCACCAGCAGAGCCTGCGGTCCGGCTGGCGCTAATAATCACCGCACCGACCGCTTCACTCACCGAGGCGCTGGTGGTAGTAATATTCACAGTACCTGGCTGATCATCATCAATAATGGTCAACACTGCCGTACTCGGTGAACCAAGGGTAGCTCCTCCGGTATTTCCAGACAGGGTGATATTAACGGTTTCATTGGCTTCAGTGATTGCATCATTAATGATACTGATGTTGAAGGTTTTAGCCGT
The sequence above is drawn from the Desulfobulbaceae bacterium genome and encodes:
- a CDS encoding carboxypeptidase regulatory-like domain-containing protein — protein: MTMKRIFYFVSVFMLMCCSVQDAIAEGDAVPADLGKVKGKIVDVAGAPLSKGFVSFFDSNKGDPMDFGASKRSPAMIAFLQEGGVLETDWFPAGSYYLGVLPRERWVGGPPKENEKRYSAFDAEGKYLVVVVKAGETIDVGTISVKEPEKFPELTMFFTVAGRIIDEEGRGVQNAVVVVKQDLDNPKGLFISKETDLTGKYELKIPPGKYFFVARKELTVAGRPKPGGLMGTLGHNKPIGVGGESDEPASYIVGLAGHSYEHVDITMFKVPIPEVRRAEVEAKVKAKKIDKDSLPDTLPLKRKRSGNVEESEQSYKGGEQNVGPK
- a CDS encoding right-handed parallel beta-helix repeat-containing protein; translated protein: MIRTLIALSLFLFAGVHSLYAGELLISKDTVWSGAMKLTEDVLILPGATLTIAPGTKVTVYSSETTRTEPEYLSSYTEITVRGNLKAEGSKEKPIIFDAVDANSDHEWAGLIVDGGKVSMSWCQVSGAESGLTVILGQAEVMDSSFSRNRYGVSILTAESKATFTRTSFQRNDYGLVLLNNGAATQQETSFSDNKQKDFLQAGLPQYRPEGKEYILPELALDAPYQSESLLGTVIWKNRVRVNGVVRIPATSRLIIMPGTVVEFTKNDTNEDGIGENGLLVMGMLVAKGTKEKPIIFRSAEKDRQAGDWDAINIYTSDGFQNILEHVQVEDAYRALHIHFSNVYVGNSVFRGNYRGMQFQESLVEVKGTEIYGNKSAIRARDSELRFVGNRVFDNYFGPNLYRITGEVSSNLFSGNLSDGLRVREGGLDVKENTILTNRYGLTVAYANFGSFHDNIISYNQEIGIALKGTDNIKVSRNFVQLNGVNGMSILTASAEIQGNHFADNGERGIGVISFKGLIEGNNFVNNGLYAIGLDGVSDISAPNNWWGSGVDMEKIIFDRKDKAGLGLVDYEMALEKPVAFTWPVPYVLVDTVWDGEIQILQRVDTSAGTTLRITPGTTVRFGIHRGMWANGNIEAIGTEKQRILFTRLNGTGDDHWHQIRVEKAQAVFDYCDFEYGETALHTHASDFRVVSTRFTHNQTGMMLCLGGTVVVNSSIFRENALGLVLNKARGEVRNTIIAENEVGIMVRAEDGRGMQISNSNIFSNARYNLKMGDFNKGENIDVRDNFWGTDKPGDTIFDDRIEPGLGRALFEPFAQQALEFTTN
- a CDS encoding right-handed parallel beta-helix repeat-containing protein, with protein sequence MIRLFIALSLIFFADVHSLHAEELLISKDTVWSGEVKLTEDVLILPGATLIIEPGTKITVHSSETTRTEPEFLSSYTEITVRGNLKAEGSRENPIIFDAVDANSDHEWAGLIVDGGKASISWCQVSGAESGLTVIRGQVQVIDSSFSRNRYGASIVTTESKAAFTRTSFQKNDYGLVLLNKGVVTQQETSFSDNKQKDFLQAGLPQYRPEGKEYILPELAQDAPYQSESLLGTVIWKNRVRVSGVVRIPSTSRLIIMPGTVVEFTKNDTNEDGIGENGLLVMGMLVAKGTKEQPIIFRSAEKERKAGDWDAINIYTSDGFQNILEHVQVEDAYRALHIHFSNVYVGNSVLRGNYRGMQFQESLVEVKGTEIYGNKSAIRARDSELRFAGNRVFDNYSGPNLYRITGEVSGNIFSGNLSDGLRIREGGLDVKENTIVTNRYGLTVAYANFGSFHNNIISHNQEMGIALKGTDNIKVSGNFVQLNGANGMSLLNASAEIRGNHFSDNGERGIGIISFKGVIEGNNFVNNGLYAIGLDGVSDISAPNNWWGSGVDMEKIIFDRKDKAGLGLVDYEIALEKPIAFTWPVPQILVDTVWDGEFILPQRVDTQMGSFLSVKPGSVIKFGKDVSLWLFGKFEAVGLPDKRILFTAEKETEDQLYWDQITTEKNSAVFKFCDFQNGNMALHSHFSNVEVNNCRFRRNDSGFRARGGPILVTESYFVENVYGMVFYLAKGVIEKNIFTKNEMGIMVRAERRGGMVVRLNNIFANSRYNIRMGDFNEGHNVNARDNWWGIADPAAMFWDDTNDAGIGVVEFEPSAPEKFDIKIEPWE
- a CDS encoding DUF1566 domain-containing protein; its protein translation is MNTKKAIISLAVVAFIAIGSLSAMAGGTISLPKTGQTSCYDNGGVKIDCAGTGMNGETQIGEAWPEPRFEANGECVTDNLTGLVWARNANLPNGPMPWQDALNWVTAMNAKGGLCGQTDWRLPNIVELGLLPNKEMADSAAWLNTQGFENVEGYNYWSSTTRANHLEHAWRVQMNFGYWLGSGKLVNAYVWPVRGGEK